Proteins from a single region of Aquirhabdus parva:
- a CDS encoding helix-turn-helix domain-containing protein, translating into MSLGSKLNELRAKKGESLQQAADSLGITKTHIWELEKGKSANPTAELLKKLADYYKVTVDFLIDPNQSEPGLNDEAMVFYRDLKSLDQKDQEVILNVMKTLRGKG; encoded by the coding sequence ATGTCTTTAGGTTCAAAGCTAAATGAGCTACGCGCCAAAAAAGGGGAGTCTTTGCAGCAAGCAGCTGATAGCTTAGGCATTACTAAGACCCATATTTGGGAACTTGAAAAAGGTAAAAGTGCTAACCCTACAGCCGAATTGCTCAAGAAATTGGCGGACTACTATAAAGTAACCGTTGATTTTTTGATCGATCCGAATCAATCAGAACCTGGATTGAATGATGAGGCGATGGTGTTCTATCGTGATTTGAAATCGCTTGACCAGAAGGATCAAGAAGTGATACTTAATGTGATGAAAACATTACGTGGAAAGGGGTAG
- a CDS encoding HORMA-1 domain-containing protein, with translation MMLEHSTRTFGQGFNQYSSHAYTQPQTNIYVHDIHTPFATPRKEQSRWQALRLSIHARRKMKTIQAENVVDKTYPVQDVQYVVQRMIHDLKSIVNQQGIREMYELTDKKIEQYCHDIELLAEQGYLQYVDFSFLVPDSMSHVQQKYVERKAYRFELNTSSKKHLSMRPNGVCVSSKASDQPILRIVLKYTTAYTLAAQTDIENQLIASWQTSYSDISHQQLKADIDRDYSCNGYAIQRKIFS, from the coding sequence ATGATGCTAGAGCATTCAACACGCACATTCGGCCAAGGCTTTAATCAATACAGTAGTCATGCATATACACAGCCACAAACGAATATTTATGTACACGATATTCATACACCATTTGCAACACCCAGAAAAGAACAAAGTCGTTGGCAGGCACTCCGACTGAGTATCCATGCTCGTCGAAAGATGAAAACGATTCAGGCTGAAAATGTGGTTGATAAGACATATCCAGTTCAGGATGTACAATATGTCGTGCAACGTATGATTCATGATCTAAAATCAATTGTGAATCAACAAGGTATTCGTGAGATGTATGAGTTGACGGATAAGAAAATCGAGCAATACTGCCATGATATTGAACTTTTAGCTGAGCAAGGCTATCTACAATATGTTGATTTTAGTTTTTTGGTACCCGATTCCATGAGTCATGTGCAGCAGAAATATGTTGAACGAAAAGCTTATCGCTTTGAACTTAATACATCATCTAAAAAGCATCTATCTATGCGGCCAAATGGTGTTTGCGTTTCTTCAAAGGCATCAGACCAGCCGATACTGCGTATTGTTTTAAAGTATACAACTGCTTATACCCTTGCTGCTCAAACAGATATCGAAAATCAGCTTATCGCTTCATGGCAAACATCGTATAGTGATATTAGTCATCAGCAGCTAAAAGCAGATATTGATCGTGATTACTCCTGTAATGGCTATGCGATCCAACGCAAGATTTTTTCTTAA
- a CDS encoding class I SAM-dependent methyltransferase has translation MNESASQSEVEAGQAVYSKYTLMAYDAFVLGFSNRYLWRCPTTHIEQLYRKHITSNHLDIGVGTGYFLDHSPFASAPRIALMDLNPQTLAFCSKRIARYSPEIYQRNVLKTIEIDAKPFDSIAINYLLHCLPGNIASKAVVFDYIKPLMKPEGVVFGSTILQGDLPRNWGAKKLMAFYNKKGIFSNQHDQLNDLKQALNDRFTDVSVKVEGCVALFSAKKYQ, from the coding sequence ATGAATGAATCAGCCAGTCAAAGCGAAGTCGAAGCAGGTCAAGCTGTTTATTCAAAATATACGCTTATGGCTTACGATGCATTTGTTCTGGGATTTTCTAATCGATATCTCTGGCGATGCCCAACTACGCATATTGAACAGCTCTACAGAAAGCATATCACTTCAAATCATTTAGATATTGGTGTTGGAACGGGGTATTTTCTTGATCATAGTCCGTTCGCATCAGCACCTCGCATAGCATTGATGGACCTCAATCCACAAACTTTAGCTTTCTGTTCGAAGCGTATTGCAAGATATTCCCCTGAAATTTATCAACGCAATGTGCTGAAAACGATAGAAATTGATGCTAAGCCATTTGATTCAATTGCCATAAACTATCTGCTTCATTGTTTACCAGGTAATATTGCATCCAAAGCAGTTGTCTTTGATTACATCAAGCCTCTGATGAAGCCTGAAGGAGTAGTTTTTGGCTCCACAATTCTTCAAGGTGATCTTCCACGCAACTGGGGTGCAAAAAAGCTAATGGCTTTCTATAATAAAAAGGGCATTTTTTCGAATCAACATGATCAACTAAATGATCTAAAGCAAGCATTAAACGATCGCTTTACAGATGTCTCAGTAAAAGTCGAAGGATGTGTTGCCTTATTCTCGGCAAAAAAATATCAATAA
- the cysS gene encoding cysteine--tRNA ligase translates to MTTATAQPLTSLVLHNSETRRKEVFVPRVSGEIGLYVCGMTVYDYCHIGHARVMVSFDYMVRFLRAQGWRVKYVRNITDIDDKIIARANENNESIQSLTTRFIDAMNEDADRLGCARPDQSPLATEYIDEMQGMISTLIKKDHAYAVEGGDVYYAVNSFPRYGRLSGRAQEDLQAGARVDVDSDKKNPADFVLWKAAKPHEPSWQSPWGIGRPGWHIECSAMSTCNLGNHFDIHGGGGDLLFPHHENEIAQSEGATGETYVNTWLHVGFVNVDGEKMSKSLGNFFTIRDVMRQFAPEVIRYFIVGSHYRSPLNFSDSALKDAKQALSRFYQTLKATKELHVTEIKLHETYEKVIGNTLERFNAAMNDDFNTPEALAVLFELTREINRVLRLETIEERTQALPLTQHLRDLAGILGLLNSNPVDFLQGEADAGQGLTSEQIEQQIEARQVAKAARDFAKADQIRKELLDAGVVLEDGKGGTTWRRGE, encoded by the coding sequence ATGACCACCGCAACTGCTCAGCCCTTAACCTCGTTAGTTCTCCATAACTCAGAAACACGACGCAAAGAAGTATTTGTACCGCGTGTTTCAGGCGAGATTGGGTTGTATGTTTGTGGTATGACCGTTTATGACTATTGCCATATCGGACACGCTCGCGTCATGGTCTCTTTTGATTACATGGTTCGTTTCTTGCGTGCGCAAGGTTGGCGGGTCAAATATGTGCGTAACATTACGGATATTGATGACAAAATCATTGCTCGGGCAAATGAAAACAATGAATCCATCCAATCATTAACAACACGTTTCATCGACGCAATGAACGAGGATGCTGATCGTTTAGGTTGCGCACGTCCAGATCAATCGCCACTTGCAACCGAATATATTGACGAAATGCAGGGCATGATTAGCACTTTGATAAAAAAAGATCATGCCTATGCCGTTGAGGGGGGGGATGTCTATTATGCAGTTAATTCATTCCCACGTTATGGACGTTTGTCTGGTCGTGCGCAGGAAGATTTACAAGCAGGTGCCCGAGTTGATGTCGATAGCGATAAGAAAAATCCTGCCGACTTTGTCCTTTGGAAAGCGGCTAAACCTCACGAGCCTTCTTGGCAATCTCCATGGGGAATTGGGCGTCCAGGCTGGCACATTGAGTGCTCAGCCATGTCGACTTGCAATTTAGGAAATCATTTTGATATTCATGGTGGTGGCGGAGATCTATTGTTTCCTCACCATGAAAATGAGATCGCGCAGAGCGAAGGAGCCACAGGCGAGACATATGTCAATACATGGCTACACGTTGGCTTTGTTAATGTCGATGGTGAAAAAATGTCGAAGTCATTAGGCAACTTTTTCACTATTCGTGATGTGATGCGACAGTTTGCACCAGAGGTCATTCGTTACTTCATTGTTGGAAGTCATTACCGTAGTCCACTCAATTTCTCGGACAGTGCATTAAAGGATGCAAAGCAAGCACTTTCGCGGTTTTATCAAACGCTAAAAGCGACCAAAGAGCTACATGTAACTGAAATTAAATTACATGAAACATATGAAAAAGTTATCGGTAACACTTTGGAGCGTTTTAATGCTGCCATGAATGATGACTTTAATACACCTGAAGCTTTGGCAGTATTATTTGAGTTAACACGTGAAATCAATAGAGTATTGCGACTTGAAACCATCGAAGAACGCACACAAGCGTTACCGTTAACGCAGCATCTACGCGATCTGGCTGGAATTCTCGGATTATTGAACAGCAATCCGGTAGACTTCTTACAAGGTGAAGCTGATGCGGGGCAAGGTCTCACGAGTGAACAAATTGAGCAGCAAATTGAAGCACGGCAAGTAGCAAAAGCTGCACGCGACTTTGCGAAGGCTGACCAGATTCGCAAAGAACTGTTAGATGCAGGTGTGGTTTTAGAAGATGGTAAAGGGGGGACAACCTGGCGCCGTGGTGAATAA
- a CDS encoding KpsF/GutQ family sugar-phosphate isomerase translates to MPITLKPAPKSLLDSAFATIATEQHAIDVLKGELDERFEKACHVLLACTGKVVVTGMGKSGHIARKIAATFASTGTPAFFMHPGEASHGDLGMLTKNDVLIAISNSGESTEILTLLPVVKRHQITLITITRNQKSTMARLADIALTSGESNEACPLGLAPTSSTTTALVLGDALAVALLDIRGFTADDFALSHPGGALGRRLLTRVSDIMHHGDMIPMVTTGTSLADSLLEMTKKGLGMTAVVDETSKHLLGLFTDGDLRRVLKQSALSHDLLDQPIEKLMTKNPITVTAQILAAEALAIMEKRKINSILVLDDDRQLVGALNMHDLLQAGVM, encoded by the coding sequence ATGCCTATTACATTAAAACCAGCACCTAAAAGTTTATTGGATTCTGCATTTGCAACGATTGCAACAGAACAACATGCGATTGATGTTCTTAAAGGCGAGTTAGATGAGCGCTTTGAAAAAGCGTGTCATGTTCTATTAGCATGTACAGGTAAAGTGGTCGTGACCGGCATGGGCAAGTCTGGCCATATCGCACGAAAAATCGCGGCAACATTTGCATCAACAGGAACCCCCGCATTTTTTATGCATCCTGGCGAAGCCAGTCACGGCGATCTGGGTATGTTAACCAAAAATGATGTCTTAATCGCCATTTCAAATTCTGGTGAAAGCACTGAGATTTTAACGCTACTTCCTGTTGTAAAGCGTCATCAAATTACCTTAATTACCATCACCCGTAATCAAAAATCAACCATGGCACGTTTAGCCGATATTGCTCTAACATCTGGCGAAAGCAATGAGGCGTGCCCACTCGGTCTTGCTCCGACCTCAAGTACAACCACAGCGCTAGTTTTAGGTGATGCCTTAGCCGTTGCGCTTCTTGATATTCGCGGTTTTACTGCAGATGATTTTGCACTATCTCATCCAGGCGGTGCATTAGGACGCCGACTGTTAACACGGGTCTCCGATATCATGCATCACGGCGATATGATACCCATGGTGACGACAGGAACCTCCCTTGCAGACTCTCTGCTTGAGATGACCAAAAAGGGGCTAGGAATGACTGCGGTTGTTGACGAGACATCTAAACACCTACTTGGATTATTCACTGACGGTGATTTACGCCGTGTACTTAAGCAGTCCGCATTGTCACATGATTTATTAGATCAGCCGATCGAAAAGCTCATGACTAAAAACCCCATTACCGTAACTGCCCAAATTCTTGCTGCTGAAGCGCTTGCTATCATGGAGAAGCGTAAAATTAACAGTATCCTTGTGCTCGATGATGATCGCCAATTGGTCGGTGCACTCAATATGCATGATTTGCTGCAAGCTGGGGTAATGTAA
- the kdsC gene encoding 3-deoxy-manno-octulosonate-8-phosphatase KdsC produces the protein MASYSVQERAKQIRLFVLDVDGIFSDGRLTFTNSGEELKSFDVQDGFGIKCIQDAGIIVGVITGRSSNIVQNRMQALGITHIIQGREDKGVALRTLCQELNIDLLETAYMGDDWPDLTALGLVGLALTAPNAHAEVRKRAHFVTQNRGGQGAVREVCDLLLQAQGHYDDLLTHYTRSFAIHHTSKHSLAKSKS, from the coding sequence ATGGCATCGTATAGTGTCCAAGAGCGTGCAAAACAAATTCGTTTATTTGTCCTTGATGTTGATGGTATTTTTAGTGATGGGCGGTTAACGTTCACCAATAGTGGCGAAGAGCTCAAATCTTTTGATGTTCAGGATGGCTTTGGGATCAAATGTATTCAGGATGCTGGCATCATTGTTGGCGTTATCACTGGGCGTTCGAGCAATATTGTCCAAAATCGTATGCAAGCTTTAGGCATTACCCATATTATTCAAGGCCGAGAGGATAAAGGCGTTGCTCTACGCACACTTTGCCAAGAACTAAATATTGACTTACTTGAGACGGCTTATATGGGTGATGACTGGCCCGATTTAACGGCGCTCGGTTTAGTCGGTTTAGCTTTAACTGCTCCAAATGCACATGCCGAAGTTCGAAAACGTGCACATTTCGTGACACAAAACCGAGGTGGTCAAGGAGCTGTACGTGAAGTTTGTGATTTACTACTTCAAGCTCAAGGTCATTACGACGATTTACTGACGCACTACACACGCTCATTTGCGATCCATCATACTTCCAAGCACTCACTCGCTAAGAGTAAATCATGA
- the lptC gene encoding LPS export ABC transporter periplasmic protein LptC has protein sequence MSTRILYLIALIFMAASVLFYSLNREKVQKQVATHSDIDFSASTINARQTDEQGQIQNQLQADALRHYPDGDRMELDQITSTWYKGGLPQTTLNADKGVSFQNNDKVVLTGNVHVQQLAKDGKAPTDLYTTVMNGYPKTKQVDTDQVVTIKSAQSNLVSQGVRADLNIGQYEFFKLRGIYATPRP, from the coding sequence ATGAGTACTCGAATTCTTTACTTGATTGCATTGATTTTTATGGCTGCATCCGTACTTTTTTATTCATTAAATCGCGAAAAAGTACAAAAGCAAGTAGCGACACATTCTGACATCGACTTTTCAGCCAGTACCATCAATGCACGTCAAACTGATGAGCAAGGTCAAATACAGAATCAATTACAAGCGGATGCTTTAAGACACTACCCTGATGGCGATCGCATGGAACTCGATCAAATTACGTCGACTTGGTATAAGGGCGGCTTACCACAAACCACCTTAAATGCGGATAAAGGCGTGAGCTTTCAAAATAATGACAAAGTCGTACTCACCGGTAATGTACATGTGCAACAATTGGCAAAAGACGGTAAAGCGCCTACTGATTTGTATACCACAGTCATGAATGGTTACCCAAAGACCAAGCAAGTAGATACGGATCAAGTCGTCACGATAAAAAGTGCTCAATCTAATCTCGTCTCACAAGGCGTTCGCGCTGACCTCAATATAGGTCAATACGAATTTTTCAAATTAAGAGGAATTTATGCAACTCCCCGTCCGTAG
- the lptA gene encoding lipopolysaccharide transport periplasmic protein LptA, whose amino-acid sequence MQLPVRRFVSEVQLTIPRILLSSVGIFASFLISQYVYALESDHDQPVHLEADRAVYNQQTGVTVYTGNVVITQGTIRLQADSVIANLDQNKSIKDVTATGKPAKFQQKINPDKGIVYGEGDQVFYDAKSSQVTLTGNAKLNQDGSSFVGNTLRYGMTQGDIEGNGNAQQRVQMVIPPSATRTPSSVKSK is encoded by the coding sequence ATGCAACTCCCCGTCCGTAGATTTGTATCCGAAGTTCAGTTAACAATACCGCGCATATTGCTGAGCAGTGTTGGCATATTTGCGTCATTTTTAATCAGTCAATATGTTTATGCTCTTGAAAGTGACCATGATCAACCTGTCCACCTTGAGGCGGATCGTGCGGTGTATAACCAACAAACAGGCGTGACTGTTTATACTGGTAATGTCGTGATCACTCAAGGGACCATTCGCTTACAAGCTGATTCAGTAATTGCAAATCTTGATCAAAATAAGTCCATCAAAGATGTCACCGCGACTGGAAAGCCAGCTAAATTCCAACAAAAAATTAATCCTGATAAGGGGATCGTGTATGGAGAAGGCGATCAGGTGTTTTATGATGCAAAATCTTCTCAAGTCACATTAACTGGAAATGCCAAATTGAATCAAGATGGTTCAAGCTTTGTTGGCAATACTTTACGCTACGGTATGACTCAAGGGGATATCGAAGGGAATGGTAATGCACAACAGCGAGTCCAAATGGTCATTCCTCCTAGTGCGACACGGACCCCCTCCAGTGTGAAATCAAAATAA
- the lptB gene encoding LPS export ABC transporter ATP-binding protein: protein MPSEMETKQPASAIVHKVLTIENLAKSYDKRQVVRDVSFQLTSGQIVGLLGPNGAGKTTSFYMLVGLVQMDRGRIFLDDKDLSSLAMHERARRGIGYLPQEPSIFRKLSIADNIMAVLETRDELSKAQRKERLEALLEEFHITHIRNSLGMSVSGGERRRAEIARALALDPTFILLDEPFAGVDPISVADIKKIIQGLKCRGIGVLITDHNVRDTLAICEKAYIVSEGAVIAEGSPEEVLSNELVRQVYLGDDFKLV, encoded by the coding sequence ATGCCCTCCGAAATGGAAACAAAGCAGCCTGCATCAGCAATCGTGCATAAAGTATTAACGATTGAAAATCTCGCTAAAAGCTATGATAAACGTCAGGTTGTGCGTGATGTTTCTTTTCAACTGACCAGTGGTCAAATTGTTGGGCTTTTGGGACCGAATGGTGCTGGCAAAACAACCAGTTTCTATATGCTGGTTGGTCTCGTGCAAATGGATCGCGGACGCATCTTCCTCGATGATAAAGATTTATCTTCTTTAGCCATGCATGAACGTGCTAGGCGCGGTATTGGCTACCTGCCCCAAGAACCTTCAATTTTTCGCAAGCTGTCAATTGCTGATAACATCATGGCAGTTCTGGAAACCCGTGATGAATTGAGTAAAGCCCAGCGTAAGGAACGTTTAGAGGCTCTTCTTGAAGAGTTCCACATTACGCATATACGCAACTCACTGGGCATGAGTGTTTCTGGTGGTGAGCGTCGACGTGCAGAAATTGCACGGGCTTTGGCTTTGGATCCTACATTTATTTTGTTGGATGAACCTTTTGCTGGGGTTGACCCTATTTCAGTTGCCGACATTAAAAAGATTATTCAGGGTCTGAAGTGCCGTGGCATCGGTGTACTTATAACTGACCATAACGTACGGGATACGCTTGCGATTTGCGAAAAAGCATATATCGTTAGTGAAGGCGCAGTGATTGCCGAAGGCTCTCCGGAAGAAGTCTTATCCAATGAGCTTGTTCGTCAAGTTTATCTGGGTGATGACTTTAAGCTGGTCTGA
- a CDS encoding crotonase/enoyl-CoA hydratase family protein yields MDYQYNTLHTALDQGVLTLTLNRPEEMNSFTVEMANELIDFFTRINDDDKVGAVIVTGSGRAFCAGMDLTREGNVFGLDESLQPSLQELQQRGEDPMIKHGVRDTGGRVVLSIYDCKKPVIAAINGAAVGVGVTMTLAMDIRLASEKAKIGFVFGKLGICSEACSSWFLPRIVGIQQALEWVYTADIFGAHEALAGRLVKAVYPADQLLIEAQALARRIVSGKSQIATALVRQMMYRNSAAPHPRDAHNVDSLAMFYSSIGDGKEGVAAFLEKRETQFTGKASAMPSFYPWWE; encoded by the coding sequence ATGGACTATCAATACAACACCTTACATACCGCATTGGATCAGGGAGTTTTAACGCTCACTTTAAATCGTCCTGAGGAAATGAACTCTTTCACAGTTGAGATGGCGAATGAGTTAATCGACTTTTTCACCCGGATCAATGATGACGATAAGGTTGGCGCAGTCATAGTGACAGGCTCTGGGCGAGCTTTTTGTGCGGGTATGGATCTGACTCGTGAAGGCAATGTTTTTGGGTTGGATGAATCGCTACAGCCTAGTTTACAAGAACTACAACAACGCGGTGAAGATCCCATGATCAAACACGGTGTACGTGATACGGGTGGAAGAGTGGTACTGTCTATTTATGACTGTAAAAAACCAGTCATTGCGGCAATCAATGGCGCGGCCGTTGGGGTCGGGGTGACCATGACCTTAGCCATGGATATTCGCTTAGCATCAGAGAAGGCTAAAATTGGTTTTGTTTTTGGAAAACTAGGGATTTGTTCAGAAGCCTGTTCAAGTTGGTTCTTACCGCGCATTGTTGGTATTCAGCAAGCTTTAGAGTGGGTTTATACAGCCGATATTTTTGGTGCTCACGAGGCATTAGCAGGACGCTTGGTTAAAGCGGTTTATCCTGCAGATCAATTGTTGATTGAGGCACAAGCTCTGGCACGTCGTATCGTTTCTGGAAAATCTCAAATTGCAACCGCACTTGTACGTCAGATGATGTATCGAAATAGCGCGGCACCCCATCCCCGTGATGCACATAACGTGGACTCATTAGCCATGTTTTATAGCAGTATCGGTGATGGAAAAGAAGGTGTAGCAGCATTTTTAGAGAAACGTGAAACGCAATTTACTGGTAAGGCTTCAGCGATGCCGTCATTTTACCCATGGTGGGAGTAG